Within the Miscanthus floridulus cultivar M001 chromosome 2, ASM1932011v1, whole genome shotgun sequence genome, the region GTGAGAACATGTCGCAACAGGAATGTTATTCCTCCCGCAGGCCGCAGCGCCCATCCGCCGCCCATCATCAGCACACCATGCTGCTCTTCTTCTTATTATTGGCGACCAGCCTCCGCCAGAAGGTGgtcacctccttctcgatgtcgtgcACCGACTTCTTGGGCTGCTCCGGCGCCTTCCTGCCGGCGTGCGCGTCCATGTCGGCCATGGTCTTGCCCAGGTCCGCGATGAGCCGCTCGGCGAGACCGCGGCTGAAGTCCTCGCGGATGACGACGCGCATCACGGCCATGTGCTCGGCGTCGGCGGGCATGGTGTAGGCCGGCACGATCCAGCCGAACCGGCGGAGGCTCTCGGCCACCTCGAACACCGTGTACTTGGAGGAGTCCTTGAGCGAGAAGGCCACCAGCGGCACGCCCGAGTCCTTGGACACCACGTCGAAGTAGCCCATCTTCTCGATGCCCTCGCGGAGCACCGTCGCGTTGTCGCGGCAGTTCTGCATCACGTCCTTGTAGCCCTGCCAATTGATCATGGTGCCGAAACGGCGTCATCGGTTACAAGCCCAGCGAATTTAATGTCGTCAGTAGCATAATGCAAGCTGTTGCGGTTACCTCGAATCCGAGGCGGATGAGCTGGTAATACTGCGCGATAATCTGGCTCGAACCTGTCCAAGAGAGCAGGCATAGAAGATGGACTCACTGTTGCTCAGTGAAAGCCTGAAAACAAATTCAAACAGAAGCAACAGAGTTACAGAAGAGCGCGGAGCCCGCGGGTACCTACCTTTGGAGAAGTTGAGCGTGAAGGTGGGCTGGTCGGCGCCGAGGTAGTTGATGTGGAAGATGAGCTCGTCGGGGAGGTCCTCCTTGCTCCTCCAGATCACCCAGCCGACGCCGGCGTAGACGAGGCCGTACTTGTGGCCGCTGACGTTGATGCTCTTCACCAGCGGCAGCCGGAAGTCCCACTCCAGCTCCGGGTAAATGAAGGGCGCGATGAAGCCGCCGCTCGCCGCGTCCACGTGGATCGGGGTGCCCCACCTGGCGGAAATTAACCAAGCCGGTCGATCGAGATCAGTTTAGGTCCGAACCTCTGCATTGGTAGAGAATGAGACAATCGGCTTCAGCGCACGTACCCTGTCTCGGCGTTCTTGGCCGTGAGCAGGTCGTTGAGCATCTTGACGTCCTCGAACTCGCCGTTGAGCGTGGAGCCGAGGATAGCGGCGACGCAGATGGTGTTCTCGTCCACCATCTCCGCGGCCTTCTCGGGGTCCATCACGTAGTACCCTTCCCTGAGCTTCACCTCCTTGAGCTCCACCTCAAAGTAGCGTGCGAACTTCTCCCAGCACACCTGCAAGCGCACCGCGTGCCAGCCCCAGCCCAGAGATCATTCATTTGGTTTAG harbors:
- the LOC136537637 gene encoding glutamate decarboxylase-like — its product is MALSTANTNAAESHLHCSTFASRYVRTALPRFKMPEQSIPKEAAYQIINDELMLDGNPRLNLASFVTTWMEPECDKLIQSSINKNYVDMDEYPVTTELQNRCVNMIAHLFNAPIGDDETAVGVGTVGSSEAIMLAGLAFKRKWQNKMKAAGKPYDKPNIVTGANVQVCWEKFARYFEVELKEVKLREGYYVMDPEKAAEMVDENTICVAAILGSTLNGEFEDVKMLNDLLTAKNAETGWGTPIHVDAASGGFIAPFIYPELEWDFRLPLVKSINVSGHKYGLVYAGVGWVIWRSKEDLPDELIFHINYLGADQPTFTLNFSKGSSQIIAQYYQLIRLGFEGYKDVMQNCRDNATVLREGIEKMGYFDVVSKDSGVPLVAFSLKDSSKYTVFEVAESLRRFGWIVPAYTMPADAEHMAVMRVVIREDFSRGLAERLIADLGKTMADMDAHAGRKAPEQPKKSVHDIEKEVTTFWRRLVANNKKKSSMVC